One stretch of Anabas testudineus chromosome 24, fAnaTes1.2, whole genome shotgun sequence DNA includes these proteins:
- the adat2 gene encoding tRNA-specific adenosine deaminase 2 gives MGTEEESRAASAESFHPSNEDIEKWMASAFDMAKDALENGEVPVGCLMVYNSEIVGKGRNEVNETKNATRHAEMVALDQLLDWCHHRNLDVKSVCKQTVLYVTVEPCIMCAAALRLFNIPVVVYGCRNERFGGCGSVLDVSSADLPQTGTTFKYVSGHRAEEAVEMLKTFYKQENPNAPKPKTRKD, from the exons ATgggaacagaggaagaaagtaGAGCTGCCTCCGCGGAGAGTTTTCATCCGAGTAATGAAGACATTGAGAAGTGGATGGCGAGCGCGTTTGACATG GCCAAAGACGCTCTGGAGAATGGAGAGGTGCCTGTTGGATGTCTGATGGTCTACAACAGTGAAATCGTGGGAAAGGGACGGAATGAAGTCAATGAAACGAAAAAT GCGACTCGCCACGCGGAGATGGTTGCACTGGATCAGCTCCTGGACTGGTGTCATCACAGAAACCTGGACGTGAAGAGCGTGTGCAAACAAACTGTCCTTTACGTGACGGTGGAGCCGTGCATCATGTGTGCTGCCGCCCTTCGCCTCTTCA ACATCCCAGTGGTTGTGTACGGCTGCAGGAACGAGCGGTTTGGAGGCTGCGGTTCAGTTCTGGACGTTTCTTCTGCAGACTTACCTCAGACTGGGACTACATTCAAG TATGTTTCAGGTCACAGAGCAGAAGAAGCCGTGGAGATGCTCAAGACCTTCTACAAACAGGAGAATCCTAATG caCCAAAACCCAAAACAAGGAAGGACTGA